In the Ipomoea triloba cultivar NCNSP0323 chromosome 6, ASM357664v1 genome, one interval contains:
- the LOC116022718 gene encoding uncharacterized protein LOC116022718 isoform X2, translating to MATQFDRWEKDPFFAAAEEVQESADRMETIYRTWIHVAKDKSNAWDAEELRRDLKTALGTTKWQLEEFDRAVKSSYTNRSGDDAEHRHMEFVVAIDCEIKKVAGSLAESDVSQGKPTSPWVRLDKGERDELALFLTGPAGLALENDEQQQTGKLGEDGKQSMPGCLRNSSSQTDKGLAEANEDKLGHRRTASASADIGAWKIAVSDDVSTMQPQPPPRKIPSFSGFMNTMESAAKLKFAKNGYRKFKNSDCHHEAAEGSLPQTQPSSRQHML from the exons ATGGCGACGCAGTTTGATCGGTGGGAGAAAGATCCTTTCTTTGCTGCAGCCGAAGAGGTTCAGGAATCTGCAGACAG GATGGAAACAATTTATAGAACATGGATTCATGTGGCGAAGGATAAATCTAACGCTTGGGACGCCGAAGAGCTACGCCGAGATCTAAAGACTGCTCTGGGCACTACTAAATGGCAG TTGGAGGAGTTTGATAGGGCAGTTAAATCGAGCTACACTAATCGTTCAGGTGATGATGCGGAACATAGACACATGGAATTTGTTGTTGCAATTGACTGTGAGATTAAGAAAGTCGCGGGTTCTTTGGCTGAATCGGATGTTTCTCAAGGCAAGCCAACATCGCCGTGGGTGCGATTGGATAAAGGGGAGCGAGATGAGCTTGCATTGTTCTTGACGGGACCTGCAGGATTGGCTTTAGAGAATGATGAGCAGCAGCAAACGGGGAAGTTGGGAGAGGATGGTAAACAGTCGATGCCTGGTTGTTTGAGGAATTCTTCAAGTCAAACAGACAAGGGTTTAGCGGAGGCTAATGAAGATAAATTGGGGCATCGTAGAACTGCTAGTGCCAGTGCTGATATTGGTGCCTGGAAGATTGCAGTTTCTGACGACGTCTCCACCATGCAACCTCAACCGCCCCCGCGAAAGATACCTAGTTTTTCAGGGTTCATGAATACCATGGAATCTGCAGCGAAATTGAAGTTTGCCAAGAATGGTTACCGGAAGTTCAAGAACTCGGATTGCCACCACGAAGCAGCTGAAGGTTCATTACCACAAACTCAGCCGTCGTCTAGG CAACACATGCTATGA
- the LOC116022718 gene encoding uncharacterized protein LOC116022718 isoform X1 has product MATQFDRWEKDPFFAAAEEVQESADRMETIYRTWIHVAKDKSNAWDAEELRRDLKTALGTTKWQLEEFDRAVKSSYTNRSGDDAEHRHMEFVVAIDCEIKKVAGSLAESDVSQGKPTSPWVRLDKGERDELALFLTGPAGLALENDEQQQTGKLGEDGKQSMPGCLRNSSSQTDKGLAEANEDKLGHRRTASASADIGAWKIAVSDDVSTMQPQPPPRKIPSFSGFMNTMESAAKLKFAKNGYRKFKNSDCHHEAAEGSLPQTQPSSRGSNTCYERSKSCLNGCDKCYDKQLYGWHGTVQRQFQRSQYYMLYSRPVRVVFLIILLCLIGFLALRM; this is encoded by the exons ATGGCGACGCAGTTTGATCGGTGGGAGAAAGATCCTTTCTTTGCTGCAGCCGAAGAGGTTCAGGAATCTGCAGACAG GATGGAAACAATTTATAGAACATGGATTCATGTGGCGAAGGATAAATCTAACGCTTGGGACGCCGAAGAGCTACGCCGAGATCTAAAGACTGCTCTGGGCACTACTAAATGGCAG TTGGAGGAGTTTGATAGGGCAGTTAAATCGAGCTACACTAATCGTTCAGGTGATGATGCGGAACATAGACACATGGAATTTGTTGTTGCAATTGACTGTGAGATTAAGAAAGTCGCGGGTTCTTTGGCTGAATCGGATGTTTCTCAAGGCAAGCCAACATCGCCGTGGGTGCGATTGGATAAAGGGGAGCGAGATGAGCTTGCATTGTTCTTGACGGGACCTGCAGGATTGGCTTTAGAGAATGATGAGCAGCAGCAAACGGGGAAGTTGGGAGAGGATGGTAAACAGTCGATGCCTGGTTGTTTGAGGAATTCTTCAAGTCAAACAGACAAGGGTTTAGCGGAGGCTAATGAAGATAAATTGGGGCATCGTAGAACTGCTAGTGCCAGTGCTGATATTGGTGCCTGGAAGATTGCAGTTTCTGACGACGTCTCCACCATGCAACCTCAACCGCCCCCGCGAAAGATACCTAGTTTTTCAGGGTTCATGAATACCATGGAATCTGCAGCGAAATTGAAGTTTGCCAAGAATGGTTACCGGAAGTTCAAGAACTCGGATTGCCACCACGAAGCAGCTGAAGGTTCATTACCACAAACTCAGCCGTCGTCTAGG GGCAGCAACACATGCTATGAGAGGAGTAAGAGCTGCCTAAATGGATGTGATAAATGCTATGACAAACAACTGTATGGTTGGCATGGAACCGTTCAGCGACAGTTTCAGAGGTCTCAGTATTATATGCTATATAGTCGACCTGTTCGGGTGGTTTTCCTCATCATTCTCCTCTGCTTGATCG GTTTTTTGGCATTGCGTATGTGA
- the LOC116021686 gene encoding zinc finger protein ZAT10-like: MATLEALNSPTAASAPALQYLDQSWVKGKRTKRPRGVAEYQPTEEEYLALCLIMLARGGAGGGARVEEGLPTAAPAPAGQVSEQKLLYKCSVCDKAFGSFQALGGHKASHRKLAAPGGAGAGAGGGDDRSTTSTTTGNSSAGGRVHECSICHKCFPTGQALGGHKRRHYEGGNVRIAAARSNSVGVASSDCVGSTNSSHRDFDLNLPALPEFSPVFGGRFAEDEVESPHPAKKARLSIPTTKLQLF; the protein is encoded by the coding sequence ATGGCCACTCTTGAAGCTTTGAACTCTCCCACCGCTGCTTCGGCGCCGGCGCTTCAGTATCTTGATCAGTCGTGGGTGAAGGGGAAGAGGACGAAGAGGCCGCGGGGAGTAGCGGAGTATCAGCCTACTGAGGAGGAGTATTTGGCTCTGTGTCTTATTATGCTCGCTCGCGGCGGCGCCGGCGGCGGCGCGAGGGTGGAGGAGGGTTTGCCCacggcggcgccggcgccggcggggCAGGTTTCCGAGCAGAAGCTTTTGTATAAGTGTTCTGTGTGCGATAAGGCGTTTGGGTCTTTCCAGGCTTTGGGAGGACACAAGGCTAGTCACCGGAAACTCGCCGCGCCtggcggcgccggcgccggcgcagGCGGCGGAGATGACAGGTCAACTACCTCGACCACCACCGGGAACAGCTCCGCCGGCGGGCGGGTCCACGAGTGTTCCATCTGCCACAAATGTTTCCCGACCGGACAGGCGTTGGGGGGCCACAAGCGGCGCCACTATGAAGGCGGCAACGTCAGGATCGCCGCCGCAAGAAGCAACAGCGTAGGGGTGGCCTCGTCGGACTGCGTGGGGTCCACCAACAGCTCCCACCGTGACTTTGACTTGAACCTCCCTGCCTTGCCGGAATTCTCCCCAGTCTTCGGCGGCCGCTTCGCCGAAGACGAAGTTGAGAGCCCTCACCCGGCCAAGAAAGCACGACTTTCCATCCCAACCACAAAACTCCAACTCTTCTAA
- the LOC116023140 gene encoding uncharacterized protein At2g23090-like yields MGGGNGQKSKMARERNMEKLKAAGKGSQLETNKKAMNIQCKVCMQTFMCTTSEVKCREHAEAKHPKADVYTCFPHLKK; encoded by the exons ATGGGTGGAGGGAACGGGCAGAAGTCCAAGATGGCTCGTGAAAGGAACATGGAAAAGCTGAAAGCTGCTGGTAAGG GAAGTCAGCTTGAAACTAACAAGAAGGCTATGAACATCCAG TGCAAGGTATGTATGCAGACATTCATGTGCACTACTTCAGAGGTGAAGTGCAGAGAGCATGCTGAGGCAAAGCATCCCAAAGCTGATGTCTACACATGTTTCCCTCATCTCAAGAAATGA
- the LOC116023139 gene encoding transcription initiation factor TFIID subunit 4b-like, with the protein MDASIMKLLEEDEDETLHSCADLEAFTAALDRDIGSSSSVPSASDAGNACTSSQFIQWQTTTSHGQNTMSQSLQDSRDMLQKEQNSSELMLKQHCLDAGNQYQKDSCLDANQPPWTEETFRAMEVQNSGNDPVHIQEQNGTQNPESQHLNIQSFSTQQSISIAMSGQWANLNGTSGQQITTKGVTSQKEVLQSKSSQPMANVPKKGIQLPFAILVPHLQTQVDKDRGMQLETLYLKLKKNEISKDVFVRHMRSIIGDHKLKMAILKFQYQTARNTEKQASAQQQQQTLSNVQIPTDVNNLKMESRECQADFQGTPENQVSSSGLSAIKQEEHLPFPIQGLSKQQQQHLHFPRASFSTYLKGNNNNTCSATNSSSTPAYAKPQHQDLLIRPIAHQNIGATQLRPGTYSMNMINSPNTERKGSLGEPKRAVTHTTSNSMAQQNSVQWQSSTNKEQRNIPVDHFPEPQHKSQISSPSISVQGGSTVGTSKELQSSRMGFSSSASDGPSNFRSTPMSAQVDTSSLLNSCKPPVTSPNEPGNNGKTPLKNPLIGQKKPLETLGSMPPPPSKKPKVSGDLLGQSIEQLNDVAAVSGVNLREEEEQLFSGANEDGRVSEASKRVVQEEEERLILQKFPLQKKLTEIMRKCGIKNRSSDVERCLSLCVEERMRVLMTTLIRFSKQRVDIEKLRHRTIPTSDVRKQIMVINERAKEEWEKKQAEIAKFQKANESEDDTAADGDKEKDEGHVKSGKVNKGEDEKTRATAANVAARAAIGGDDMLSKWQLMAEQARQKREGSGLEGASDSQARKDASWRPVSILNRNTSDPQESEKDASSPTGTVRTFGKNKVVTSQIARTITIKDVIAALEMEPQMSRSTLVYRLYERIRFDASTE; encoded by the exons ATGGACGCTTCGATCATGAAACTTCTCGAGGAAGACGAG GACGAAACACTGCATTCATGTGCGGATTTGGAGGCGTTTACAGCCGCCCTCGATAGAGATATCGGATCTTCGTCGTCTGTGCCTTCAGCTTCCGATGCCG GAAACGCTTGCACCTCAAGTCAGTTTATTCAGTGGCAAACTACCACCAGTCATGGCCAAAATACCATGTCTCAGAGTCTTCAAGATTCCAGGGACATGCTACAAAAAGAGCAGAATTCATCTGAACTGATGCTAAAGCAGCATTGCCTAGATGCTGGAAATCAATATCAAAAGGATTCCTGCCTGGATGCAAATCAACCGCCATGGACTGAAGAAACATTTCGAGCAATGGAGGTGCAGAATTCTGGAAATGATCCTGTTCATATCCAGGAGCAAAATGGAACTCAAAATCCAGAATCTCAGCATCTGAACATACAGAGTTTCAGTACTCAACAGTCCATCTCCATTGCGATGAGTGGTCAATGGGCAAATTTGAATGGGACGAGTGGTCAGCAGATCACGACAAAAGGTGTAACTAGCCAAAAAGAAGTGTTACAATCTAAAAGTAGTCAACCTATGGCCAATGTACCAAAAAAAGGAATTCAATTGCCAtttgccattttggtccctcactTACAAACCCAAGTCGATAAGGACAGAGGAATGCAGCTCGAGACATTGTACCTTAAGCTTAAG aaaaatgaaatttctaAGGATGTTTTCGTTAGGCATATGAGAAGTATTATAGGTGACCATAAGCTCAAGATGGCCATATTAAAGTTTCAATATCAG ACTGCTAGGAACACAGAGAAGCAGGCTTCAgcacaacaacaacagcaaacACTATCAAATG TGCAAATACCAACAGATGTGAACAACTTGAAAATGGAAAGCAGGGAATGCCAGGCAGATTTTCAAGGGACCCCAGAAAACCAAGTGTCTTCTTCTGGGTTGAGTGCAATAAAACAAGAGGAGCATCTACCGTTTCCAATTCAGGGACTTAGtaagcaacagcaacagcattTGCATTTCCCGCGGGCATCTTTTTCCACATATTTAAAGGGgaacaataataatacatgcTCTGCGACAAACAGTTCATCTACACCGGCATATGCCAAACCTCAACATCAGGATCTGCTTATTAGGCCAATTGCTCATCAGAATATAGGTGCTACTCAGTTAAGACCTGGAACTTATTCGATGAATATGATAAATTCACCTAACACAGAAAGGAAGGGTTCTCTTGGTGAACCAAAGAGAGCAGTTACTCACACAACAAGTAACTCAATGGCACAACAGAATTCAGTTCAGTGGCAATCATCAACCAACAAAGAACAGAGAAATATTCCCGTAGATCATTTTCCTGAGCCGCAGCATAAGTCTCAGATATCTTCTCCCTCTATCTCTGTGCAAGGAGGTTCTACTGTGGGAACTTCAAAAGAGTTGCAATCCTCTAGAATGGGTTTCTCTTCAAGTGCAAGTGATGGACCTTCAAATTTTCGTTCAACTCCTATGTCAGCTCAAGTAGACACTAGTAGCTTG TTAAATTCCTGTAAACCTCCTGTCACCTCTCCCAATGAACCTGGAAATAATGGGAAGACTCCACTGAAAAATCCATTAATTGGCCAGAAGAAGCCACTGGAAACACTCGGTTCTATGCCTCCTCCTCCAAG CAAGAAGCCAAAGGTATCTGGGGACCTTTTAGGTCAAAGCATTGAACAACTGAATGACGTTGCAGCTGTGAGTGGAGTTAATCTCAGG GAAGAAGAGGAACAGCTATTTTCTGGAGCCAATGAAGATGGTCGAGTTTCTGAAGCATCTAAACGAGTTGTgcaagaagaagaggaaagacTAATTTTACAGAAATTTCCACTGCAGAAGAAATTGACTGAAATAA TGAGAAAATGTGGTATTAAGAATAGAAGCAGTGATGTGGAGCGATGCTTATCATTG TGTGTTGAGGAAAGGATGCGTGTACTCATGACTACTCTCATTAGATTCTCAAAACAG CGAGTTGACATTGAGAAGTTGAGACACAGAACAATTCCAACCTCAGATGTTAGGAAACAAATCATGGTAATAAATGAAAGAGCTAAGGAAGAATGGGAGAAGAAGCAAGCTGAAATAGCAAAATTCCAGAAGGCGAATGAA TCAGAGGATGATACTGCCGCGGATGGTGACAAGGAGAAGGATGAAGGTCATGTGAAATCAGGGAAG GTAAACAAGGGGGAGGATGAGAAGACACGAGCAACGGCTGCAAATGTTGCTGCTCGAGCTGCCATTGGAGGAGATGACATGTTGTCAAAGTGGCAACTGATGGCCGAACAGGCCAGGCAGAAACGCGAAGGCAGTGGACTTGAGGGAGCATCTGATTCACAGGCCAGAAAAGATGCTTCATGGAGGCCTGTGTCAATCTTGAATAGAAACACAAGTGATCCTCAAGAATCTGAAAAAGATGCTTCTTCACCGACTG GCACTGTGAGAACATTTGGAAAAAACAAGGTTGTCACATCCCAAATTGCTAGAACCATAACCATCAAAGATGTAATTGCTGCCCTCGAAATGGAGCCACAGATGTCCAGATCTACATTAGTATATCGTTTGTATGAGAGAATTCGATTTGATGCTTCCACCGAGTAG
- the LOC116022928 gene encoding uncharacterized protein LOC116022928 — MKDFGSFSVLAMVIGIGFVCLLYSTQDGAFSSSGTTLTWQGNDVTATIKNRKLKEYGGHVPGLGESGMDKVNLEDYQPIDPVPSSKTSIKPGPIQHGTPLMPYIPQPQPAPAPPPSPSKPEGFP, encoded by the exons ATGAAGGATTTTGGGTCCTTCTCAGTTTTGGCCATGGTGATAGGGATAGGTTTTGTATGCTTGCTCTATTCCACCCAAGATGGTGCCTTTTCAAGCTCAG GTACGACTTTGACATGGCAAGGGAATGACGTGACTGCCACAATTAAGAACAGGAAGCTGAAG GAATATGGCGGACATGTTCCAGGCCTCGGTGAGAGTGGTATGGACAAGGTAAACTTGGAAGATTACCAACCTATCGATCCAGTACCAAGTTCAAAAACTTCCATAAAACCCGGACCTATCCAACATGGTACTCCCCTCATGCCTTACATTCCCCAGCCCCAGCCCGCGCCCGCGCCTCCTCCAAGTCCCTCAAAGCCCGAGGGATTCCCTTAG
- the LOC116022858 gene encoding uncharacterized protein LOC116022858: MERKQGFFSALKEEVVRGLSPARSRGRSPSPSGSGLLRRRRASHAPPPDVYISRSGSLRPGGGVETLSPLMEGPDPNASECGGGGGDSKSEKWGHWMKGQLCRAPSVSVSGSSFQQRSDLRLLLGVLGAPLAPVHVSNNDPLPHLSIKDTPIETSSAQYILQQYTAASGGQKLQNVIHNAYAMGKVKMLASDIETATKVIKSKNSSKTAESGGFVLWQMNPDMWYVELALGSSKVHAGCNGRLVWRHTPWLGAHAAKGPVRPLRRALQGLDPRTTANMFANAKCTGEKKINGEDCFVLKLCADPHTLKARSEGPAEIIRHVLFGYFSQKTGLLVHLEDSHLTRIQTNGGDAVYWETTINSFLDDYRPVEGIMIAHSGRSVVTLFRFGETAMSHTKTRMEEAWTIEEVAFNVPGLSEECFIPPAELRYGSIGEACELSQGQRVQTTMAAAAYRAKVAALEKSRDGNVNNIVLRMNI; the protein is encoded by the exons ATGGAGAGAAAGCAAGGATTTTTTTCGGCGTTGAAAGAGGAGGTGGTGAGAGGGCTATCTCCGGCGAGGTCTCGGGGCCGGAGCCCGTCTCCGTCGGGTTCGGGTCTTCTGCGGCGGCGGCGTGCGAGCCACGCGCCGCCGCCGGATGTGTACATTTCGAGATCGGGGAGCCTGAGGCCCGGCGGCGGCGTGGAGACGCTGTCGCCGCTGATGGAGGGCCCGGATCCGAACGCGTCGGagtgcggcggcggcggcggcgactcCAAGAGCGAGAAGTGGGGCCACTGGATGAAGGGCCAGCTGTGCCGGGCCCCGTCCGTTTCCGTTTCCGGGTCGAGCTTCCAGCAACGGTCGGATCTGAGGCTCTTGCTCGGCGTCTTGGGTGCGCCGCTCGCCCCCGTGCATGTTAGCAACAACGACCCTTTGCCTCATCTCAGCATTAAAGACACCCCCATT GAAACTTCGTCGGCTCAGTACATATTGCAGCAGTACACAGCGGCGTCTGGAGGCCAGAAGCTGCAAAATGTGATTCATAATGCTTATGCGATGGGGAAGGTTAAGATGTTGGCGTCTGATATTGAGACGGCCACCAAGGTCATAAAGAGCAAAAACTCGTCGAAAACTGCGGAGTCGGGTGGATTCGTGCTCTGGCAAATGAACCCGGATATGTGGTATGTCGAGCTTGCGTTGGGGAGCAGCAAAGTTCATGCTGGTTGTAACGGGAGACTTGTTTGGAGGCATACACCTTGGCTTGGCGCTCATGCAGCTAAAGGTCCCGTCAGACCCTTACGACGTGCTCTTCAG GGGCTCGATCCACGAACCACTGCAAACATGTTTGCCAATGCAAAATGCACGGGGGAAAAGAAAATCAACGGTGAGGACTGCTTTGTTCTCAAACTATGTGCTGATCCGCACACCTTGAAGGCCAGAAGCGAAGGACCGGCAGAGATCATTAGGCACGTTCTGTTTGGTTATTTCAGCCAGAAAACCGGGCTTCTTGTACACTTGGAAGACTCCCACCTGACACGTATCCAGACAAACGGAGGAGATGCTGTTTACTGGGAGACCACGATCAACTCATTCCTCGATGATTATAGACCCGTTGAGGGGATCATGATCGCTCACTCGGGCCGATCAGTGGTGACACTTTTCCGCTTTGGCGAAACAGCCATGAGCCACACTAAAACCAGGATGGAAGAAGCATGGACTATCGAGGAAGTGGCATTCAACGTTCCCGGCCTATCAGAAGAATGTTTCATCCCTCCCGCTGAGCTAAGATACGGTTCTATCGGTGAAGCCTGTGAACTTTCTCAAGGGCAGAGAGTACAAACCACCATGGCTGCTGCAGCATACCGAGCAAAAGTTGCTGCACTGGAGAAATCACGCGATGGCAATGTCAATAATATCGTACTGAGGATGAACATTTAA
- the LOC116022921 gene encoding snakin-1-like, producing MKPLLATLLLITLVLGSSSFVQTTLAFSGFCSSKCKGRCAKAGVMDRCLKYCGICCEECKCVPSGTFGNKHECPCYRDKKNAKGKPKCP from the exons ATGAAGCCACTTCTTGCAACATTGCTTCTCATCACTCTGGTTCTTGGCTCCTCATCTTTTGTCCAAACCACTCTGGCTTTTTCAG gtTTTTGCAGCTCAAAGTGCAAAGGAAGGTGTGCAAAGGCTGGGGTTATGGATAGGTGTTTGAAGTACTGTGGGATATGCTGTGAAGAGTGCAAGTGTGTGCCTTCTGGGACTTTTGGGAACAAACATGAGTGCCCTTGTTACAGGGACAAGAAGAACGCAAAGGGCAAGCCAAAATGCCCTTAA
- the LOC116023708 gene encoding pumilio homolog 12-like, translating to MEEQRQWGVRNPSPYFFPAEESADLALQSAISRLSISSEFDGDRHRQTTPVIGSSRGVSDVAAGSRLDPPIAYHHQLLGGNVEEGLLTMRRVAQNGYGDFLLGFGGAHQDSNVGQARTLAHLGGSSNHGSAASALHGGGGGEDSPAFNNGENFFHDHYPFLLCKKPFYRNPTPNFPIQSISPGFPDVHHRNHQCSLLNLDDLRGKIISYAKDQTGCRILQHSLNFWTTEEIEVVLSEVIDSLVDLMNNQSGSYLIQKLFSLCSDEQKLRIILALTMKPFDLVYICLNSFGARAMQKMLEVLSSLEQRFMVMTALSLGAVSLACDTNGHLVVLYCLNNFPFEFNERFINGIVDKCFRVATNIRGCRVLQLCVENARGEVRERLVCEILANAVFLSEDPYGNYVVQHLLDQNIPGVEETLLKCLEGKFATLSCNKYSSNVVEKFFVKSGENSSKVIMELITSTNASKLLVDPFANYVIQKALKVATGELFTALVKLILVNASSMQSNKHGRKILAWFDNRK from the exons ATGGAGGAGCAGCGGCAATGGGGGGTGAGAAACCCCAGCCCTTATTTTTTTCCGGCGGAGGAGAGTGCGGATTTAGCTCTCCAATCGGCCATTTCTAGGCTGAGTATTTCGTCGGAATTTGACGGTGATCGTCACCGTCAGACGACGCCGGTTATTGGCTCGTCAAGAGGCGTGTCCGACGTGGCGGCCGGGTCGCGATTGGACCCTCCGATTGCGTATCATCATCAGCTACTGGGAGGCAATGTGGAGGAGGGTTTGCTGACGATGCGGAGGGTGGCCCAGAATGGTTATGGCGATTTTCTCCTGGGCTTTGGTGGAGCCCACCAGGATTCGAATGTGGGCCAGGCTAGGACTTTGGCCCACCTCGGTGGCAGCTCAAATCACGGGAGCGCCGCCTCCGCTCtccacggcggcggcggcggcgaagaTTCTCCGGCGTTCAACAACGGCGAAAACTTTTTCCATGATCACTACCCTTTCTTGCTCTGCAAGAAACCCTTCTACAGAAACCCCACCCCAAATTTCCCAATTCAAAGCATTTCGCCAGGATTTCCTGATGTTCATCACCGGAACCACCAATGTTCACTGCTAAATCTCGACGATTTAAGGGGCAAAATCATTTCCTATGCAAAAGACCAAACCGGTTGCCGGATTTTACAACACAGTTTAAACTTCTGGACAACCGAAGAAATCGAGGTCGTGTTGTCCGAGGTTATTGATTCTTTGGTTGATCTGATGAACAATCAATCCGGCAGTTACCTCATCCAGAAGCTCTTCTCACTATGCTCCGATGAACAGAAACTCAGGATTATTCTGGCATTAACCATGAAACCATTTGACCTGGTTTATATATGCCTAAACTCTTTTGG GGCTCGAGCTATGCAAAAAATGCTGGAAGTTCTTAGTTCTTTAGAACAAAGGTTCATGGTCATGACTGCTCTTAGTCTGGGTGCTGTTTCATTGGCCTGTGACACCAATGGCCACCTTGTGGTTTTATACTGCTTGAACAACTTCCCCTTTGAATTCAACGAG CGTTTTATCAATGGAATAGTAGATAAATGCTTTCGAGTTGCAACCAACATAAGAGGATGCCGAGTGCTGCAGTTATGTGTAGAGAATGCTCGTGGAGAAGTTAGAGAACGTCTGGTATGCGAGATATTAGCAAATGCGGTGTTCCTTTCAGAAGATCCCTATGG CAACTATGTGGTGCAGCATCTTCTTGACCAAAACATACCCGGAGTAGAAGAGACACTACTGAAATGTCTTGAGGGGAAGTTTGCAACACTTTCCTGCAACAAATACTCAAGTAATGTTGTCGAGAAGTTCTTTGTCAAATCGGGAGAAAACTCCTCCAAAGTTATCATGGAGTTGATCACAAGTACAAATGCTTCTAAGCTTCTTGTTGATCCTTTTGCAAACTACGTCATTCAGAAAGCATTGAAAGTGGCAACG GGCGAGTTGTTCACTGCACTTGTTAAACTAATCCTCGTGAATGCTTCATCCATGCAAAGTAACAAGCATGGGAGGAAGATCCTTGCTTGGTTCGACAATAGGAAGTAG
- the LOC116022719 gene encoding protein TRIGALACTOSYLDIACYLGLYCEROL 5, chloroplastic, with translation MVLTNFNGTGIGFGFGIGCGFGVGWGFGGMPLNFLGLGAGGGCGVGVGLGWGFGTAFGSKYRNSRVTFEGGDFHSKDGNKGRESKDLSKSTRKTHASQ, from the exons ATGGTGCTCACGAACTTCAACGGTACCGGAATCGGATTTG GTTTTGGGATTGGTTGCGGTTTCGGGGTAGGATGGGGTTTCGGTG GAATGCCTCTAAATTTCTTAGGTCTTGGTGCAG GTGGAGGCTGTGGCGTCGGAGTAGGCCTTGGATGGGGATTTGGCACCGCGTTTGGCAGTAAGTACCGGAACTCTAGGGTTACGTTTGAAGGCGGTGATTTTCATAGTAAAGATGGTAACAAAGGTAGAGAATCAAAAGATTTAAGCAAAAGCACTAGGAAAACCCATGCTTCACAATGA
- the LOC116023071 gene encoding acyl-CoA-binding domain-containing protein 3-like, which translates to MMEFLQGYFETALWALVVSCIIVKLVLSAVDSDGTKGVREIDAESSGIVKVVDEDEGEVIVGKVEMVEQCGDERDGSWTGGESRNLGVFEVGASKIDALCGVEEKHVLGDVKVVREELVGASKVDALCGVEEKHVFGDVKVVGEEFKSEEVGKKNVVGTNLPRDDTASGHIEGGFRQEDEKDEGLSDDDDWEGIERSDLEIRFAKAINFVECGNNDALSNLGSKLQMQLYALQKTAMEGPCYKPQPMAFKVSARAKWNAWQRMGSMSSEAAMEQYIKLLSDTVPSWIRCSSTESCVDSSSATGKTRDPDFNASSPDIQSDCTFVPMKSNLNRNFLSEEQNLLAQHKRLKSDRN; encoded by the exons ATGATGGAGTTTTTGCAGGGATACTTTGAGACAGCCTTGTGGGCTCTCGTGGTTTCTTGCATCATTGTGAAGCTGGTTTTGAGCGCCGTGGATAGTGATGGGACTAAAGGTGTTCGAGAGATTGACGCTGAGAGTTCTGGTATTGTGAAGGtggttgatgaagatgaaggagAAGTGATTGTTGGAAAGGTTGAAATGGTTGAACAGTGTGGTGATGAGAGAGATGGCAGTTGGACAGGTGGAGAGTCCAGGAATCTTGGAGTGTTTGAGGTTGGAGCCTCAAAGATTGATGCTTTGTGTGGTGTTGAGGAAAAACATGTTCTTGGGGATGTTAAGGTTGTCAGGGAGGAATTGGTTGGAGCCTCAAAGGTTGATGCTTTGTGTGGTGTTGAGGAAAAACATGTTTTTGGGGATGTTAAGGTTGTTGGAGAGGAATTCAAGAGTGAAGAGGTTGGGAAAAAGAATGTTGTGGGAACAAATTTGCCCAGAGATGATACTGCAAGTGGTCATATTGAAGGAGGATTTAGACAAGAGGATGAGAAGGATGAGGGTCttagtgatgatgatgattgggAAGGAATTGAGAGGAGTGACTTGGAGATTCGATTTGCCAAGGCTATTAACTTCGTCGAGTGTGGGAACAATGATGCATTGTCCAATCTGGGAAGCAAGTTGCAGATGCAGTTGTATGCTCTTCAGAAAACCGCAATGGAAGGGCCTTGCTATAAGCCTCAGCCAATGGCATTCAAGGTCTCTGCCCGTGCCAAATG GAACGCTTGGCAAAGAATGGGAAGCATGAGTTCGGAGGCGGCAATGGAGCAGTACATTAAACTTCTATCAGATACCGTTCCCAGCTGGATTAGATGCTCCTCCACT GAAAGTTGTGTAGATAGTTCTTCAGCAACTGGAAAGACTCGTGATCCAGATTTTAATGCTAGCTCTCCCGACATTCAATCTGATTGTACATTTGTACCAATGAAAA GTAACTTGAACAGAAACTTTCTGTCAGAAGAACAGAATTTACTAGCACAGCACAAAAG GTTGAAATCTGATAGGAATTGA